The following are encoded in a window of Castanea sativa cultivar Marrone di Chiusa Pesio chromosome 5, ASM4071231v1 genomic DNA:
- the LOC142635993 gene encoding G-type lectin S-receptor-like serine/threonine-protein kinase RKS1 isoform X2: MLTNHLHKQGCAEKKMIESLILIILFFKFCTSLDTLATNQSIKDGQSLISKHNKFALGFFSPGKSSYRYLGIWYVKVTPQTVVWVANRNDPIIDSSGVLSINQRGDLVLHDSNNPLLWSTNVSVQDQVTTSSVAQLHDSGNLVLVQDNNKKVLWQSFDHPTDTQLPNMKFGLNLMTGINMFLTSWKSKDDPGTGNYSLKMNPNGSPQSFLYNGSTPYWRDSPENNVFTETSSSGFKFFFVNNQDEMSAYYSNDDPSIMTRVVLDNTGLVRYLMWDDGVHQWKEQWSVPKYRCDKYGQCGPYSKCNPDNINKFECMCLPGYEPKSPRDWIFRDGYEGCVRKNSGLSMCKNGEGFVKLEHFKLPDSSIDGALIGTSMSSSECEQACLTNCSCTAFSSTNIDGKGTRCFAWYGELIDTLQFTDEGSELNVRVDATELAKYIRKSKGSLSKKRKLALALVSIAVSMFPVSFLAYIWLMKKKKKKKKVKRKVHNQSLHITSTSGSFEGNELKESGTHPDLLIFDLSCIVAATENFSPANKLGQGGFGSVYKGLLSNGQQIAVKRLSKSSRQGIEEFKNEVMLIAKLQHRNLVKLLGCCMQEEEKMLIYEYMPNKSLDSFIFDHTRSSFLNWSKRFEIIIGIARGILYLHQDSRLKIIHRDLKTSNVLLDAEMNPKISDFGMARIFKEGQTQDKTTRVVGTYGYMSPEYAVFGKFSTKSDVFSLGVILLEIVSGKKNSDSYQEHPSVTLIGHVWELWREDRALDIVDSSIKESCVFDEVLRCIQVGLLCVQEEAVNRPTMLAVHLMLSSERTLPSPKQPAFIFRGPSKNLDSVTGVSCSINEVTITQSEAR, encoded by the exons ATGTTAACAAACCATTTGCACAAACAAGGATgtgctgaaaaaaaaatgatcgaGTCTTTGATTCTAATCATtctcttcttcaaattttgcaCTTCCCTTGACACCTTAGCAACAAACCAATCCATCAAGGATGGCCAATCTTTGATTTCTAAACACAACAAGTTTGCCTTGGGCTTCTTCAGCCCTGGCAAGTCTAGCTACAGGTATCTTGGCATTTGGTATGTCAAAGTGACACCACAAACTGTTGTGTGGGTTGCAAATAGGAACGATCCTATTATTGATTCTTCTGGGGTTCTCTCAATCAACCAACGTGGAGATCTTGTCCTCCATGACAGTAATAACCCTCTACTTTGGTCTACAAATGTTTCTGTCCAAGACCAAGTGACAACCTCCTCGGTAGCTCAGCTTCATGATTCAGGAAACTTGGTATTAGTCCAGGACAATAACAAAAAGGTGTTGTGGCAAAGCTTTGACCATCCTACAGATACTCAACTTCCAAACATGAAGTTTGGCTTGAATCTTATGACTGGGATAAACATGTTCCTAACATCTTGGAAGTCAAAAGATGACCCTGGAACTGGAAACTATAGCCTTAAGATGAATCCTAATGGCTCTCCACAATCGTTTTTGTACAACGGTTCAACCCCATATTGGAGAGATTCGCCAGAGAATAATGTATTCACTGAAACAAGCTCATCaggtttcaagtttttttttgttaacaacCAAGATGAAATGTCTGCCTACTACTCTAATGATGACCCTTCCATCATGACAAGAGTAGTGTTGGACAACACTGGATTGGTTCGATATCTTATGTGGGATGATGGTGTTCATCAGTGGAAGGAACAATGGTCAGTACCTAAATACCGGTGTGACAAGTATGGGCAATGTGGTCCGTATAGTAAATGCAATCctgataatattaataagtttgAGTGCATGTGTCTGCCAGGGTATGAGCCTAAGTCTCCAAGGGATTGGATTTTCAGGGATGGTTATGAGGGTTGTGTGAGGAAGAACTCGGGGTTGTCCATGTGTAAAAATGGAGAAGGGTTTGTTAAATTGGAGCATTTCAAACTTCCCGATTCATCAATTGATGGAGCTTTGATAGGCACAAGTATGAGTAGCTCAGAGTGTGAGCAGGCATGCTTGACGAATTGTTCTTGCACAGCTTTTAGCAGCACGAATATTGATGGGAAGGGAACCAGATGCTTCGCATGGTATGGTGAATTAATCGACACTTTACAGTTTACAGATGAAGGGTCAGAACTAAATGTTCGTGTAGATGCAACTGAGTTAG cTAAGTATATAAGGAAATCCAAAGGGTCACTTAGCAAGAAGAGGAAGCTGGCTTTAGCATTAGTGTCTATTGCTGTGTCAATGTTTCCTGTATCCTTTCTAGCCTATATTTGgctaatgaagaagaaaaagaaaaagaaaaaag TGAAGAGAAAAGTGCACAATCAATCATTACATATTACGAGTACCAGCGGCTCTTTTGAGGGGAATGAGCTCAAGGAAAGTGGTACACATCCAGATTTACTGATTTTTGATCTAAGCTGCATAGTTGCTGCCACAGAAAATTTTTCTCCTGCCAACAAACTTGGGCAAGGTGGTTTTGGCTCTGTATATAAG GGTCTATTATCTAATGGACAACAAATAGCTGTAAAAAGGCTGTCCAAGAGTTCTAGACAAGGAATAGAAGAATTCAAAAATGAAGTTATGTTGATTGCGAAACTTCAACACAGGAATCTTGTCAAACTGTTAGGTTGTTGCATgcaagaggaagaaaagatgCTTATTTATGAATACATGCCCAACAAAAGTTtagactcttttatttttg atcatacaagaagttcattCCTAAATTGGAGTAAACGCTTTGAAATCATTATTGGGATTGCTCGGGGGATTTTGTATCTTCATCAAGACTCAAGATTGAAGATTATCCATAGAGATCTTAAAACCAGCAATGTCCTGCTAGATGCTGAGATGAATCCCAAGATTTCAGATTTTGGCATGGCTCGTATATTCAAAGAGGGCCAAACTCAAGACAAAACAACCAGAGTTGTCGGAACATA TGGTTATATGTCACCAGAGTATGCAGTATTTGgaaagttttcaacaaaatcagATGTCTTTAGTTTAGGGGTCATCTTATTGGAGATCGTAAGTGGCAaaaagaatagtgattcttatCAGGAGCACCCTTCCGTAACTTTAATAGGGCAT GTCTGGGAACTATGGAGAGAAGATAGAGCCTTGGATATAGTTGATTCATCGATAAAGGAGTCATGTGTTTTTGATGAAGTCTTGAGATGCATTCAAGTtgggttgttatgtgtacaAGAAGAAGCAGTAAATCGACCAACTATGTTAGCAGTTCATCTCATGTTGAGTAGTGAAAGAACTCTTCCTTCTCCTAAACAACCTGCTTTCATTTTCAGAGGACCTTCCAAAAACTTGGACTCAGTCACAGGAGTTTCTTGTTCTATAAATGAAGTGACAATAACTCAGTCTGAAGCTAGATAA
- the LOC142635993 gene encoding G-type lectin S-receptor-like serine/threonine-protein kinase At1g11410 isoform X3: MKFGLNLMTGINMFLTSWKSKDDPGTGNYSLKMNPNGSPQSFLYNGSTPYWRDSPENNVFTETSSSGFKFFFVNNQDEMSAYYSNDDPSIMTRVVLDNTGLVRYLMWDDGVHQWKEQWSVPKYRCDKYGQCGPYSKCNPDNINKFECMCLPGYEPKSPRDWIFRDGYEGCVRKNSGLSMCKNGEGFVKLEHFKLPDSSIDGALIGTSMSSSECEQACLTNCSCTAFSSTNIDGKGTRCFAWYGELIDTLQFTDEGSELNVRVDATELAKYIRKSKGSLSKKRKLALALVSIAVSMFPVSFLAYIWLMKKKKKKKKGTVKRKVHNQSLHITSTSGSFEGNELKESGTHPDLLIFDLSCIVAATENFSPANKLGQGGFGSVYKGLLSNGQQIAVKRLSKSSRQGIEEFKNEVMLIAKLQHRNLVKLLGCCMQEEEKMLIYEYMPNKSLDSFIFDHTRSSFLNWSKRFEIIIGIARGILYLHQDSRLKIIHRDLKTSNVLLDAEMNPKISDFGMARIFKEGQTQDKTTRVVGTYGYMSPEYAVFGKFSTKSDVFSLGVILLEIVSGKKNSDSYQEHPSVTLIGHVWELWREDRALDIVDSSIKESCVFDEVLRCIQVGLLCVQEEAVNRPTMLAVHLMLSSERTLPSPKQPAFIFRGPSKNLDSVTGVSCSINEVTITQSEAR; encoded by the exons ATGAAGTTTGGCTTGAATCTTATGACTGGGATAAACATGTTCCTAACATCTTGGAAGTCAAAAGATGACCCTGGAACTGGAAACTATAGCCTTAAGATGAATCCTAATGGCTCTCCACAATCGTTTTTGTACAACGGTTCAACCCCATATTGGAGAGATTCGCCAGAGAATAATGTATTCACTGAAACAAGCTCATCaggtttcaagtttttttttgttaacaacCAAGATGAAATGTCTGCCTACTACTCTAATGATGACCCTTCCATCATGACAAGAGTAGTGTTGGACAACACTGGATTGGTTCGATATCTTATGTGGGATGATGGTGTTCATCAGTGGAAGGAACAATGGTCAGTACCTAAATACCGGTGTGACAAGTATGGGCAATGTGGTCCGTATAGTAAATGCAATCctgataatattaataagtttgAGTGCATGTGTCTGCCAGGGTATGAGCCTAAGTCTCCAAGGGATTGGATTTTCAGGGATGGTTATGAGGGTTGTGTGAGGAAGAACTCGGGGTTGTCCATGTGTAAAAATGGAGAAGGGTTTGTTAAATTGGAGCATTTCAAACTTCCCGATTCATCAATTGATGGAGCTTTGATAGGCACAAGTATGAGTAGCTCAGAGTGTGAGCAGGCATGCTTGACGAATTGTTCTTGCACAGCTTTTAGCAGCACGAATATTGATGGGAAGGGAACCAGATGCTTCGCATGGTATGGTGAATTAATCGACACTTTACAGTTTACAGATGAAGGGTCAGAACTAAATGTTCGTGTAGATGCAACTGAGTTAG cTAAGTATATAAGGAAATCCAAAGGGTCACTTAGCAAGAAGAGGAAGCTGGCTTTAGCATTAGTGTCTATTGCTGTGTCAATGTTTCCTGTATCCTTTCTAGCCTATATTTGgctaatgaagaagaaaaagaaaaagaaaaaag GGACAGTGAAGAGAAAAGTGCACAATCAATCATTACATATTACGAGTACCAGCGGCTCTTTTGAGGGGAATGAGCTCAAGGAAAGTGGTACACATCCAGATTTACTGATTTTTGATCTAAGCTGCATAGTTGCTGCCACAGAAAATTTTTCTCCTGCCAACAAACTTGGGCAAGGTGGTTTTGGCTCTGTATATAAG GGTCTATTATCTAATGGACAACAAATAGCTGTAAAAAGGCTGTCCAAGAGTTCTAGACAAGGAATAGAAGAATTCAAAAATGAAGTTATGTTGATTGCGAAACTTCAACACAGGAATCTTGTCAAACTGTTAGGTTGTTGCATgcaagaggaagaaaagatgCTTATTTATGAATACATGCCCAACAAAAGTTtagactcttttatttttg atcatacaagaagttcattCCTAAATTGGAGTAAACGCTTTGAAATCATTATTGGGATTGCTCGGGGGATTTTGTATCTTCATCAAGACTCAAGATTGAAGATTATCCATAGAGATCTTAAAACCAGCAATGTCCTGCTAGATGCTGAGATGAATCCCAAGATTTCAGATTTTGGCATGGCTCGTATATTCAAAGAGGGCCAAACTCAAGACAAAACAACCAGAGTTGTCGGAACATA TGGTTATATGTCACCAGAGTATGCAGTATTTGgaaagttttcaacaaaatcagATGTCTTTAGTTTAGGGGTCATCTTATTGGAGATCGTAAGTGGCAaaaagaatagtgattcttatCAGGAGCACCCTTCCGTAACTTTAATAGGGCAT GTCTGGGAACTATGGAGAGAAGATAGAGCCTTGGATATAGTTGATTCATCGATAAAGGAGTCATGTGTTTTTGATGAAGTCTTGAGATGCATTCAAGTtgggttgttatgtgtacaAGAAGAAGCAGTAAATCGACCAACTATGTTAGCAGTTCATCTCATGTTGAGTAGTGAAAGAACTCTTCCTTCTCCTAAACAACCTGCTTTCATTTTCAGAGGACCTTCCAAAAACTTGGACTCAGTCACAGGAGTTTCTTGTTCTATAAATGAAGTGACAATAACTCAGTCTGAAGCTAGATAA
- the LOC142634559 gene encoding uncharacterized protein LOC142634559 — MVLSNAAPRSSSYWQPPSQDAYKLNFDAAVFSNLKCSGVGAIIRNSAGEVMAGMSAKGEYVHNSDEAEALGCRKALEFSMEAEFSNLVIEGDNSNVIRAIASSTINNSLYGQIVDDIRHYISGRQFVAFSCVKREGNMVAHSLARFARNIVDDLY; from the coding sequence ATGGTGTTGTCTAATGCAGCACCAAGAAGTAGCAGCTATTGGCAGCCCCCTTCGCAGGATGCctataaattgaattttgatgcaGCGGTCTTCTCGAACTTAAAATGCTCTGGTGTTGGTGCGATAATTAGAAATTCTGCAGGTGAGGTGATGGCCGGTATGTCGGCTAAGGGAGAATATGTGCACAACAGTGACGAAGCAGAAGCATTGGGATGTCGTAAAGCTTTGGAATTTTCTATGGAAGCCGAGTTCTCAAATTTGGTGATTGAGGGAGATAATTCAAATGTCATTAGAGCTATAGCAAGTTCTACAATAAATAATTCCTTGTATGGTCAAATAGTGGATGACATTAGACATTATATTTCGGGTAGGCAATTTGTTGCTTTTAGTTGTGTAAAAAGGGAAGGAAACATGGTGGCTCATTCTTTAGCTAGATTTGCTAGGAATATAGTGGACGATCTATATTAG
- the LOC142635993 gene encoding G-type lectin S-receptor-like serine/threonine-protein kinase RKS1 isoform X1: MLTNHLHKQGCAEKKMIESLILIILFFKFCTSLDTLATNQSIKDGQSLISKHNKFALGFFSPGKSSYRYLGIWYVKVTPQTVVWVANRNDPIIDSSGVLSINQRGDLVLHDSNNPLLWSTNVSVQDQVTTSSVAQLHDSGNLVLVQDNNKKVLWQSFDHPTDTQLPNMKFGLNLMTGINMFLTSWKSKDDPGTGNYSLKMNPNGSPQSFLYNGSTPYWRDSPENNVFTETSSSGFKFFFVNNQDEMSAYYSNDDPSIMTRVVLDNTGLVRYLMWDDGVHQWKEQWSVPKYRCDKYGQCGPYSKCNPDNINKFECMCLPGYEPKSPRDWIFRDGYEGCVRKNSGLSMCKNGEGFVKLEHFKLPDSSIDGALIGTSMSSSECEQACLTNCSCTAFSSTNIDGKGTRCFAWYGELIDTLQFTDEGSELNVRVDATELAKYIRKSKGSLSKKRKLALALVSIAVSMFPVSFLAYIWLMKKKKKKKKGTVKRKVHNQSLHITSTSGSFEGNELKESGTHPDLLIFDLSCIVAATENFSPANKLGQGGFGSVYKGLLSNGQQIAVKRLSKSSRQGIEEFKNEVMLIAKLQHRNLVKLLGCCMQEEEKMLIYEYMPNKSLDSFIFDHTRSSFLNWSKRFEIIIGIARGILYLHQDSRLKIIHRDLKTSNVLLDAEMNPKISDFGMARIFKEGQTQDKTTRVVGTYGYMSPEYAVFGKFSTKSDVFSLGVILLEIVSGKKNSDSYQEHPSVTLIGHVWELWREDRALDIVDSSIKESCVFDEVLRCIQVGLLCVQEEAVNRPTMLAVHLMLSSERTLPSPKQPAFIFRGPSKNLDSVTGVSCSINEVTITQSEAR; encoded by the exons ATGTTAACAAACCATTTGCACAAACAAGGATgtgctgaaaaaaaaatgatcgaGTCTTTGATTCTAATCATtctcttcttcaaattttgcaCTTCCCTTGACACCTTAGCAACAAACCAATCCATCAAGGATGGCCAATCTTTGATTTCTAAACACAACAAGTTTGCCTTGGGCTTCTTCAGCCCTGGCAAGTCTAGCTACAGGTATCTTGGCATTTGGTATGTCAAAGTGACACCACAAACTGTTGTGTGGGTTGCAAATAGGAACGATCCTATTATTGATTCTTCTGGGGTTCTCTCAATCAACCAACGTGGAGATCTTGTCCTCCATGACAGTAATAACCCTCTACTTTGGTCTACAAATGTTTCTGTCCAAGACCAAGTGACAACCTCCTCGGTAGCTCAGCTTCATGATTCAGGAAACTTGGTATTAGTCCAGGACAATAACAAAAAGGTGTTGTGGCAAAGCTTTGACCATCCTACAGATACTCAACTTCCAAACATGAAGTTTGGCTTGAATCTTATGACTGGGATAAACATGTTCCTAACATCTTGGAAGTCAAAAGATGACCCTGGAACTGGAAACTATAGCCTTAAGATGAATCCTAATGGCTCTCCACAATCGTTTTTGTACAACGGTTCAACCCCATATTGGAGAGATTCGCCAGAGAATAATGTATTCACTGAAACAAGCTCATCaggtttcaagtttttttttgttaacaacCAAGATGAAATGTCTGCCTACTACTCTAATGATGACCCTTCCATCATGACAAGAGTAGTGTTGGACAACACTGGATTGGTTCGATATCTTATGTGGGATGATGGTGTTCATCAGTGGAAGGAACAATGGTCAGTACCTAAATACCGGTGTGACAAGTATGGGCAATGTGGTCCGTATAGTAAATGCAATCctgataatattaataagtttgAGTGCATGTGTCTGCCAGGGTATGAGCCTAAGTCTCCAAGGGATTGGATTTTCAGGGATGGTTATGAGGGTTGTGTGAGGAAGAACTCGGGGTTGTCCATGTGTAAAAATGGAGAAGGGTTTGTTAAATTGGAGCATTTCAAACTTCCCGATTCATCAATTGATGGAGCTTTGATAGGCACAAGTATGAGTAGCTCAGAGTGTGAGCAGGCATGCTTGACGAATTGTTCTTGCACAGCTTTTAGCAGCACGAATATTGATGGGAAGGGAACCAGATGCTTCGCATGGTATGGTGAATTAATCGACACTTTACAGTTTACAGATGAAGGGTCAGAACTAAATGTTCGTGTAGATGCAACTGAGTTAG cTAAGTATATAAGGAAATCCAAAGGGTCACTTAGCAAGAAGAGGAAGCTGGCTTTAGCATTAGTGTCTATTGCTGTGTCAATGTTTCCTGTATCCTTTCTAGCCTATATTTGgctaatgaagaagaaaaagaaaaagaaaaaag GGACAGTGAAGAGAAAAGTGCACAATCAATCATTACATATTACGAGTACCAGCGGCTCTTTTGAGGGGAATGAGCTCAAGGAAAGTGGTACACATCCAGATTTACTGATTTTTGATCTAAGCTGCATAGTTGCTGCCACAGAAAATTTTTCTCCTGCCAACAAACTTGGGCAAGGTGGTTTTGGCTCTGTATATAAG GGTCTATTATCTAATGGACAACAAATAGCTGTAAAAAGGCTGTCCAAGAGTTCTAGACAAGGAATAGAAGAATTCAAAAATGAAGTTATGTTGATTGCGAAACTTCAACACAGGAATCTTGTCAAACTGTTAGGTTGTTGCATgcaagaggaagaaaagatgCTTATTTATGAATACATGCCCAACAAAAGTTtagactcttttatttttg atcatacaagaagttcattCCTAAATTGGAGTAAACGCTTTGAAATCATTATTGGGATTGCTCGGGGGATTTTGTATCTTCATCAAGACTCAAGATTGAAGATTATCCATAGAGATCTTAAAACCAGCAATGTCCTGCTAGATGCTGAGATGAATCCCAAGATTTCAGATTTTGGCATGGCTCGTATATTCAAAGAGGGCCAAACTCAAGACAAAACAACCAGAGTTGTCGGAACATA TGGTTATATGTCACCAGAGTATGCAGTATTTGgaaagttttcaacaaaatcagATGTCTTTAGTTTAGGGGTCATCTTATTGGAGATCGTAAGTGGCAaaaagaatagtgattcttatCAGGAGCACCCTTCCGTAACTTTAATAGGGCAT GTCTGGGAACTATGGAGAGAAGATAGAGCCTTGGATATAGTTGATTCATCGATAAAGGAGTCATGTGTTTTTGATGAAGTCTTGAGATGCATTCAAGTtgggttgttatgtgtacaAGAAGAAGCAGTAAATCGACCAACTATGTTAGCAGTTCATCTCATGTTGAGTAGTGAAAGAACTCTTCCTTCTCCTAAACAACCTGCTTTCATTTTCAGAGGACCTTCCAAAAACTTGGACTCAGTCACAGGAGTTTCTTGTTCTATAAATGAAGTGACAATAACTCAGTCTGAAGCTAGATAA